One window of the Trueperaceae bacterium genome contains the following:
- a CDS encoding HAD family phosphatase, with product MTGRSGSAPRSDEAPKLAIFDMGGVMVDGHDVAPAIASELGLDAVTFRRLLREAGSDDLDTGRVSPAEFWERFKAVTGLGLAGEPWGDHFHPRRRPRMYDLVERLKAAGVRVVAGTNTSGPHYRVHLDGGDYAVFDHVYASHLLGVAKPDPGFWLRILGAEGVEAERSFFIDDLAENVGAAARLGLTTVTCGDVDAAVAQVEEVFGLVPG from the coding sequence GTGACCGGCCGTAGCGGGTCCGCACCTCGCTCGGACGAGGCGCCGAAGCTGGCGATCTTCGACATGGGCGGCGTGATGGTCGATGGGCACGACGTCGCCCCCGCCATCGCGAGCGAGCTCGGCCTCGACGCCGTTACGTTCAGACGCTTGCTCCGCGAGGCGGGTTCCGACGACCTCGACACGGGCAGGGTCTCCCCGGCCGAGTTCTGGGAGCGCTTCAAGGCCGTCACCGGGTTGGGGCTGGCCGGTGAGCCGTGGGGCGATCACTTCCACCCGCGCCGTCGGCCCCGCATGTACGACCTGGTCGAGCGGCTCAAGGCCGCCGGCGTGAGGGTGGTGGCCGGCACCAACACGTCCGGCCCGCACTACCGCGTCCACCTGGACGGCGGCGACTACGCGGTGTTCGACCACGTCTACGCCTCGCACCTCCTCGGGGTCGCGAAGCCGGACCCGGGGTTCTGGCTCCGGATCCTCGGCGCCGAGGGGGTGGAGGCGGAGCGGTCGTTCTTCATCGACGACCTCGCGGAGAACGTGGGCGCGGCGGCTCGGCTCGGGCTCACGACCGTCACGTGCGGCGACGTGGACGCGGCCGTCGCCCAGGTCGAGGAGGTCTTCGGACTGGTCCCTGGCTGA
- a CDS encoding DUF2249 domain-containing protein has product MTGPTQPTDDRAAPTPSEAVAELNRLFDKALRALGDAGRQDDACELAAKGWTLLRHEWPKEGERLNGTLHYLTRTVRPQPVTDTGSDRLLEVRHLPPAERHRLIFRTYFALAAGEAFVLVNDHDPKPLYYQLAAENPGAFTWEPLEEGPEVWRVRIGKV; this is encoded by the coding sequence ATGACCGGACCCACCCAACCGACGGACGACCGAGCGGCGCCGACCCCGAGCGAGGCGGTCGCCGAGCTCAACAGGCTCTTCGACAAGGCGCTGCGCGCGTTGGGCGACGCCGGCAGGCAGGACGACGCTTGCGAGCTGGCCGCCAAGGGCTGGACCCTCCTGCGGCACGAGTGGCCGAAGGAGGGGGAGCGTCTGAACGGCACGCTGCACTACCTCACGCGCACCGTCAGGCCGCAGCCCGTGACCGACACGGGTTCGGACCGGCTGCTCGAGGTGCGCCACCTCCCCCCGGCCGAGCGCCACCGCCTCATCTTCCGGACGTACTTCGCCCTCGCGGCCGGCGAGGCGTTCGTGCTCGTCAACGACCACGACCCCAAGCCGCTCTACTACCAGCTCGCCGCCGAGAACCCGGGCGCCTTCACCTGGGAGCCCTTGGAGGAGGGGCCCGAGGTATGGCGCGTGAGGATCGGCAAGGTCTAG
- a CDS encoding MFS transporter, protein MSVDASSLPTDPTADGAPAAGPQVAQAAGGALADPAVRARHARRITGALFISQSLGTAGSIAAATVAAIVGAELSGRDSLAGLPAAVVQIGVAVGAYFWSRRSDRMGRRGALVAALLTGTVGATISLVGVASGNFPLVLVALFITGSGNSAVQLGRFVAAEVNPRARRARALSSVVFGGTIGSVVGPALVGPTGRLVEGWGWNEIAGPYLATGLGYLLTAVLLLVALRPEPRLIGDAIAMDEGTTVRKERARGLRELLADAAVRTAVTSVVLAHMVMVGLMQMTSLHMHQHAHSLVNISFVFSGHTLGMYAFSTVSGWMTDRWGRRRVLAIGAVVLVAACLLAPLSPNLLPVAFALFLLGLGWNFCYVAGSALLTDVLTPAEKGRMQGFNDLLVGGAAASATILGGLLMAKAGYLAMGLAGAVVAAPLLFIVTRLPRPTGAALD, encoded by the coding sequence GTGAGCGTGGACGCCTCGAGCCTGCCGACCGACCCGACCGCGGACGGAGCGCCGGCCGCCGGCCCGCAGGTCGCCCAAGCGGCCGGCGGGGCGTTGGCCGATCCCGCCGTGCGCGCGCGCCATGCGCGCCGCATCACGGGCGCCCTGTTCATCAGTCAGAGCCTCGGCACTGCCGGATCCATAGCCGCAGCCACCGTGGCCGCCATCGTCGGCGCCGAGCTCTCGGGGCGGGACTCGCTGGCGGGTCTGCCCGCTGCGGTCGTCCAGATCGGCGTGGCGGTCGGCGCTTACTTCTGGAGCCGCCGGTCGGACCGGATGGGCCGCCGCGGCGCCCTGGTGGCCGCGCTCCTCACGGGCACGGTCGGCGCGACCATCTCGCTCGTCGGCGTCGCCAGCGGCAACTTCCCGCTCGTGCTCGTCGCCCTCTTCATAACCGGCTCCGGCAACTCGGCCGTGCAACTGGGCCGTTTCGTCGCCGCCGAGGTCAACCCCCGAGCGAGGCGCGCCCGCGCGCTGTCGTCGGTCGTGTTCGGCGGCACCATCGGCAGCGTCGTCGGCCCGGCGCTCGTCGGGCCGACGGGCCGCCTCGTCGAGGGGTGGGGTTGGAACGAGATCGCCGGCCCGTACCTCGCGACCGGCCTCGGGTACCTGCTCACGGCCGTGCTGCTGCTCGTCGCTCTCAGGCCGGAGCCCCGCCTGATCGGCGACGCCATCGCCATGGACGAGGGCACTACGGTGCGCAAGGAGCGGGCGCGCGGCCTCCGCGAGCTCCTGGCGGACGCGGCGGTGCGCACGGCCGTCACGAGCGTCGTCCTCGCGCACATGGTCATGGTCGGGCTCATGCAGATGACGTCGCTGCACATGCACCAGCACGCCCACAGCCTCGTCAACATCTCGTTCGTGTTCTCCGGGCACACGCTCGGCATGTACGCCTTCTCGACCGTGTCCGGCTGGATGACGGACAGGTGGGGCAGGCGCCGCGTGCTGGCCATCGGGGCGGTAGTCCTCGTGGCGGCGTGCCTGCTCGCGCCGCTCTCGCCGAACCTCCTCCCCGTGGCTTTCGCCCTCTTCCTCCTCGGCCTCGGCTGGAACTTCTGTTACGTGGCCGGCTCGGCGCTCCTCACCGACGTGCTGACGCCGGCGGAGAAGGGCCGCATGCAGGGCTTCAACGACCTGCTCGTCGGCGGGGCGGCGGCCAGCGCGACGATCCTGGGCGGCCTGCTCATGGCGAAGGCCGGTTACCTGGCGATGGGTCTGGCAGGGGCGGTCGTCGCCGCGCCCCTGCTGTTCATCGTGACGCGCCTTCCGCGCCCTACCGGTGCCGCGCTCGACTGA
- a CDS encoding FAD-dependent oxidoreductase, protein MTGLARTVQDGAAFDVVVIGGGVAGAACAFRLASAGAHVLVLEREPRFADRVRGDVMYPWGVAEARRLGLGGVLDAVARPLRYWQTHVAGLPSPRPRDLAAEDAARRGAAGAREGAGAGETAVAFFHPELQAALLAAAERAGARVVRGAAATAVLGVGAPHGDDAGVPDSAAGEAEGVLGGRGKLRVMARAAGTEFEVGARLVIGADGRSSRARAWGGFRTLADEERLMFAGVMLEGAAVSSAREPRDTAHVFFAPSAGLLAMVLPVDERRTRVYGGYHLATGRRRLIGDGAFRELLGLVEAAGVPSRWLATAKQAGPLAQFSGADTWVSMPYAAGFALVGDAAAASDPSFGCGMALALRGARELTDALLAPGELGASPATGPAGEPAISFEPAAVDAAGSAYADATLHTTGALRRLTGWLRDVYREPGERADALRAELWPLFARDPARVPDVVVAGPDSPSDAAARARFFGDDASR, encoded by the coding sequence GTGACCGGCCTCGCGCGAACGGTGCAGGACGGTGCCGCGTTCGACGTCGTCGTCATCGGCGGCGGCGTGGCCGGGGCGGCCTGCGCGTTCCGGCTGGCCAGCGCCGGCGCCCACGTGCTCGTGCTCGAGCGCGAGCCGCGCTTCGCCGACAGGGTGCGCGGCGACGTGATGTACCCGTGGGGCGTCGCCGAGGCGCGGCGGCTGGGGTTGGGAGGGGTGCTGGACGCCGTGGCGCGACCGCTGCGCTACTGGCAGACGCACGTCGCCGGTCTGCCCTCGCCGCGTCCGCGCGACCTGGCCGCAGAGGACGCGGCCAGGCGCGGCGCCGCCGGCGCTCGAGAAGGCGCCGGCGCCGGCGAGACGGCCGTGGCTTTCTTCCACCCCGAGCTCCAGGCCGCGCTACTGGCCGCAGCCGAGCGCGCCGGGGCCCGGGTCGTGCGTGGCGCGGCCGCCACCGCCGTGCTGGGGGTTGGCGCCCCGCACGGTGATGACGCCGGTGTTCCGGACTCGGCGGCTGGTGAAGCGGAAGGCGTGCTAGGCGGCCGCGGGAAGCTGCGCGTCATGGCGCGGGCGGCCGGCACGGAGTTCGAGGTCGGCGCCCGCCTCGTCATCGGCGCCGACGGCCGGTCGTCGCGCGCCAGGGCCTGGGGTGGGTTCCGAACGCTGGCCGACGAGGAGCGGCTGATGTTCGCCGGCGTCATGCTGGAGGGGGCCGCGGTCTCGTCCGCGCGCGAGCCGCGCGACACGGCCCACGTCTTCTTCGCCCCGAGCGCCGGGCTGCTCGCCATGGTGCTGCCCGTCGACGAACGCCGCACGCGCGTGTACGGGGGCTACCACCTGGCTACGGGACGTAGGCGGCTCATCGGCGACGGGGCCTTCCGCGAGCTCCTGGGCCTGGTCGAGGCCGCAGGCGTGCCTTCGCGGTGGCTGGCGACGGCCAAGCAGGCCGGCCCCCTCGCGCAGTTCTCCGGGGCGGACACGTGGGTGAGCATGCCGTACGCCGCCGGCTTCGCCCTCGTCGGCGACGCGGCCGCGGCGAGCGACCCGAGCTTCGGCTGCGGCATGGCCCTGGCCTTGCGGGGAGCGCGTGAACTCACGGACGCGTTGCTGGCGCCCGGTGAGTTGGGGGCCTCGCCCGCGACCGGGCCCGCCGGCGAGCCCGCCATCTCGTTCGAGCCGGCCGCCGTCGACGCGGCCGGCTCGGCGTACGCCGACGCCACGCTGCACACCACCGGCGCCTTGCGCCGGCTGACGGGCTGGCTGCGCGACGTCTACCGCGAGCCGGGCGAGCGGGCCGACGCGTTACGCGCGGAGCTCTGGCCCCTCTTCGCGAGGGACCCGGCGCGGGTGCCGGACGTGGTGGTGGCCGGGCCCGACTCCCCGAGCGACGCGGCCGCCAGGGCGCGGTTCTTCGGGGACGACGCTTCCCGGTAG
- a CDS encoding GlsB/YeaQ/YmgE family stress response membrane protein codes for MNILLWIIFGALAGWIAGAITGSGKGLLTNIVVGVIGAFLGGWLFNQFGGLGVTGFNLYSLLVAVVGAIVLLVIVRLFSRGG; via the coding sequence GTGAACATCTTGCTATGGATCATCTTCGGCGCGCTGGCAGGCTGGATCGCGGGTGCCATCACCGGCTCCGGGAAAGGCCTCCTCACCAACATCGTCGTAGGCGTCATCGGCGCCTTCCTCGGCGGCTGGCTGTTCAACCAGTTCGGCGGCCTCGGCGTCACCGGCTTCAACCTGTACAGCCTCCTGGTCGCCGTCGTCGGCGCCATAGTGCTGCTCGTGATCGTGCGCCTCTTCTCACGCGGCGGCTGA
- the msrB gene encoding peptide-methionine (R)-S-oxide reductase MsrB, translated as MSELPNDDRPVAGERDGTTRDRAETARDLRDRLTPLAWRVTQEAGTEAPFTGEFWDHFAAGDYHCVVCGALLFESGAKFHSSCGWPSFSEIAAQGRVTSSEDLSHGMHRIEVRCATCGAHLGHVFPDGPEPTGLRYCINSVALTFEPDAGTVESGGRPDGRGGGAET; from the coding sequence ATGAGCGAGTTGCCGAACGACGACCGACCCGTCGCGGGCGAACGCGACGGCACCACGCGCGACCGCGCCGAAACGGCTCGGGACCTGCGCGACCGCCTCACCCCCCTGGCCTGGCGCGTCACCCAAGAGGCCGGCACCGAGGCGCCGTTCACGGGCGAGTTCTGGGACCACTTCGCCGCGGGCGACTACCACTGCGTCGTGTGCGGCGCGCTGCTCTTCGAGTCGGGCGCCAAGTTCCACTCGAGCTGCGGGTGGCCGAGCTTCTCCGAGATAGCGGCGCAAGGCCGCGTCACGAGCTCCGAGGACCTCAGCCACGGCATGCACCGCATCGAGGTGCGGTGCGCCACGTGCGGCGCGCACCTCGGCCACGTCTTCCCCGACGGTCCGGAACCGACAGGGCTGCGCTACTGCATCAACTCGGTGGCGTTGACCTTCGAGCCGGACGCCGGAACGGTCGAGTCTGGCGGGCGGCCCGACGGACGCGGGGGAGGGGCCGAGACCTGA
- a CDS encoding tellurite resistance/C4-dicarboxylate transporter family protein: MATGRRVSEGVTAGTRPGGRPAAPEVDGLARVLVAVPPEYGALVMATGIVAFACAGIGLRAVALALTWLNVVMFLVLACVFAARLALARRRTSQEFVDHARGPGYFTWVAATCVLASQVATFLGAANVARALLAVAAAAWVGITYGFFAAVTLRRAKPRLEAALSGSWLLAVVATQAVALLAVQVGGEGLAVVRAGGADQSGMGADLVFGGLCLFLAGTVLYLLIIGLIFYRFTFLRIEASQLAAPYWINMGALAITTLTGATLLTEPGPEPLWSSVRPFLLGFTLLFWAFGSWWIPLLVVFGAWRHLVAKYPLRYAPEYWGLVFPLGMYGVASRQLAAHVGIGLMESVASLFAWVALAAWAATFLGLLLTLMTASRRRAAA, translated from the coding sequence GTGGCCACGGGTAGGCGAGTGAGTGAGGGCGTGACGGCAGGCACTCGACCGGGCGGCAGACCGGCCGCTCCCGAGGTCGACGGCCTCGCGCGGGTGCTCGTAGCCGTCCCGCCGGAGTACGGGGCGCTGGTCATGGCGACCGGCATCGTGGCGTTCGCCTGCGCCGGCATAGGGCTGCGCGCCGTCGCACTGGCCCTGACCTGGCTCAACGTCGTCATGTTCTTGGTGCTCGCGTGCGTCTTCGCCGCACGGCTCGCCCTCGCGCGGCGGCGTACGTCCCAGGAGTTCGTCGACCATGCCCGCGGCCCGGGCTACTTCACATGGGTGGCCGCTACCTGCGTCCTCGCCAGCCAGGTCGCGACCTTCCTCGGAGCGGCCAACGTCGCCCGCGCCCTGCTGGCCGTGGCCGCCGCCGCCTGGGTCGGCATCACCTACGGCTTCTTCGCGGCCGTGACGCTACGACGCGCCAAGCCGCGCCTGGAGGCGGCGCTGAGCGGCTCATGGCTCCTCGCGGTGGTAGCGACCCAGGCCGTCGCCTTGCTCGCGGTCCAGGTCGGGGGAGAGGGGTTGGCAGTCGTCCGGGCGGGGGGCGCCGACCAGAGCGGGATGGGCGCGGACCTGGTCTTCGGGGGCTTGTGCCTCTTCCTGGCCGGCACGGTCCTGTACTTGCTGATCATCGGCCTGATCTTCTACCGCTTCACGTTCCTGCGGATCGAGGCGAGCCAGCTCGCGGCGCCGTACTGGATCAACATGGGCGCGTTGGCGATAACCACGTTGACGGGCGCGACGCTGTTGACGGAGCCTGGCCCCGAGCCGCTCTGGAGCTCCGTGAGGCCCTTCCTCCTAGGCTTCACCCTCCTCTTCTGGGCGTTCGGGAGCTGGTGGATCCCGCTACTCGTCGTGTTCGGGGCGTGGCGCCACTTGGTGGCCAAGTATCCGCTGCGTTACGCCCCAGAGTACTGGGGGCTCGTCTTCCCGCTCGGCATGTACGGCGTCGCTTCCCGGCAGCTTGCCGCGCACGTCGGGATCGGCCTCATGGAAAGCGTCGCCTCGCTCTTCGCCTGGGTGGCCCTGGCGGCTTGGGCGGCGACCTTCCTCGGCCTCCTGCTGACGCTCATGACGGCGAGCCGCCGCCGGGCCGCGGCCTGA
- a CDS encoding FAD-binding oxidoreductase, translated as MDNVPVWGTNDWEVLPQLEGDAEADVCVIGLGGSGLSAARELRALGRSVVGVDAGSVAGGAAGRNGGLLLAGLAAFHHDARARLGAERAVALYRATLVGVETELAAAGRSARRVGSLRIAVDAAEEADCEEQYAVMRADGLPVERYSGPEGVGLLFPDDAVFDPLARCRRLARLALEAGARLFERSPVVELSGRRVRTVMGSVACGAVVVAVDGRLVRLLPELAGEVKDVRLQMLATAPTSEVSLPLPVYRRYGYEYFQQLPDGRVALGGFRDRGGDAEWTDAAEPSELVQGLLEAYLRDGLGVSAPITHRWAATVGYTDTLLPVAREARPGVWAIGGYSGTGNVVGAVLGRAAARRALGLPSAEWDLFAA; from the coding sequence ATGGACAACGTTCCCGTGTGGGGTACGAACGACTGGGAGGTGCTCCCGCAGCTCGAGGGCGATGCGGAGGCGGACGTCTGCGTCATCGGGCTCGGCGGCTCCGGCTTGAGCGCCGCGCGTGAGCTCAGGGCGCTCGGGCGCAGCGTCGTCGGGGTCGACGCCGGCAGCGTTGCGGGCGGTGCGGCGGGGCGCAACGGCGGCTTGCTGCTTGCCGGCCTGGCGGCCTTCCATCACGACGCGCGCGCCAGGCTCGGCGCGGAGCGCGCCGTGGCGCTCTACCGCGCGACGCTGGTGGGCGTGGAGACCGAGCTCGCGGCGGCCGGCCGGAGCGCGCGCCGCGTCGGCTCGCTGCGCATCGCGGTCGACGCCGCCGAGGAGGCCGACTGTGAGGAGCAGTACGCCGTCATGCGCGCCGATGGGCTGCCCGTCGAGCGGTACTCCGGCCCCGAGGGGGTAGGGCTGCTCTTCCCGGACGACGCGGTGTTCGACCCGCTCGCGCGCTGCCGGCGCCTGGCGCGCCTCGCGCTCGAGGCCGGCGCCAGGCTCTTCGAGCGCAGCCCGGTCGTCGAGTTGAGCGGGAGGCGCGTGCGCACCGTCATGGGCAGCGTCGCGTGCGGGGCGGTCGTCGTCGCCGTCGACGGTCGGCTGGTCAGGCTCCTGCCCGAGTTGGCCGGCGAGGTCAAGGACGTGCGCCTCCAGATGCTCGCCACCGCCCCGACGAGCGAGGTGAGCCTGCCGCTCCCCGTCTACCGCAGGTACGGCTACGAGTACTTCCAGCAGCTTCCGGACGGCCGCGTGGCGCTGGGCGGCTTCCGTGACCGCGGCGGGGACGCCGAGTGGACGGACGCCGCCGAGCCGTCGGAGTTGGTGCAGGGGCTGCTGGAGGCGTACTTGCGCGACGGTCTCGGGGTGAGCGCGCCGATAACCCATCGTTGGGCCGCGACCGTCGGCTACACCGACACCCTCCTGCCCGTAGCCAGGGAGGCGCGCCCGGGGGTATGGGCCATCGGTGGCTACAGCGGCACGGGCAACGTCGTTGGCGCCGTGCTTGGGCGCGCCGCCGCGCGCCGCGCGCTCGGGCTCCCCTCGGCCGAGTGGGACCTGTTCGCGGCGTAG
- a CDS encoding M48 family metallopeptidase, with product MPVRPSTTTGRGPSTMVRLAGHEVELVRRRVKRVTLRVYPPDGRVRLTAPARATLRDLADLVSERSAWIEGHRQRFAELAAGGAARYLPGETHYLRGVPYALARQDQRAGNRVRILTEDDRILLLAPPDAGRDVLERAFARFYRSELAADLAPLVAAREQELGVRAAAVGIKRMSTRWGSCNPVAGRLWFNLELAKRRPALLECVVVHELAHLLVADHGPRFKALMTRHLPQWRTLGKELEAWPLWARLPREGA from the coding sequence ATGCCCGTCAGACCCTCTACGACGACCGGCCGTGGCCCGAGCACCATGGTGAGGCTCGCCGGCCACGAGGTGGAGCTCGTCAGGCGACGCGTCAAGCGCGTCACCTTGCGGGTCTACCCGCCCGACGGGCGTGTGCGGCTCACCGCGCCGGCCCGCGCCACGCTGCGCGACCTCGCCGACCTCGTGTCGGAACGGAGCGCCTGGATCGAGGGGCACCGGCAGCGCTTCGCCGAGCTCGCCGCCGGGGGCGCCGCGCGCTACCTGCCGGGCGAGACGCACTACCTACGGGGGGTCCCCTACGCGCTCGCTCGCCAGGACCAGCGTGCCGGCAACCGCGTGCGCATCCTGACCGAGGACGACCGCATCCTCCTCCTCGCGCCGCCGGACGCTGGGCGCGACGTCCTGGAGCGAGCCTTCGCGCGGTTCTACCGAAGCGAGCTGGCCGCCGACCTGGCGCCGCTCGTCGCCGCCCGGGAGCAGGAGCTCGGGGTGAGGGCGGCCGCGGTCGGCATCAAGCGCATGTCCACGCGCTGGGGCAGCTGCAACCCAGTTGCCGGCCGCCTCTGGTTCAACCTCGAGCTCGCCAAGCGGCGCCCGGCCCTCCTGGAGTGCGTGGTGGTCCACGAGCTCGCCCACCTGCTGGTGGCCGATCACGGGCCCCGCTTCAAGGCGCTCATGACTCGCCACCTCCCCCAGTGGCGGACGCTGGGCAAGGAGCTCGAGGCCTGGCCGCTGTGGGCACGGCTCCCCCGCGAAGGCGCCTGA
- a CDS encoding Hsp20/alpha crystallin family protein encodes MALVKSTLRNRPVARYIAPMGGMDDFFQQFENMLQPFAPRGEAGYFPTPFPLDLYESGDDVVLEMAVPGLKPEQLDISLEGRQLSIRGTVPEVEEGDGEGGGRRYWSRGIVRGEFQRTVTIPAGVDPEKITARVDQGLLVLTMPKAVEAKARRIAVQAQ; translated from the coding sequence ATGGCACTGGTCAAGAGCACGCTACGCAACCGTCCCGTTGCCCGCTACATAGCCCCCATGGGCGGGATGGACGACTTCTTCCAGCAGTTCGAGAACATGCTGCAACCGTTCGCGCCCCGCGGTGAGGCCGGCTACTTCCCGACCCCGTTCCCGCTCGACCTCTACGAGAGCGGCGACGATGTCGTCCTGGAGATGGCCGTCCCCGGGCTCAAGCCCGAACAGCTCGACATCAGCCTCGAAGGCCGTCAACTCAGCATCCGCGGGACGGTTCCCGAGGTCGAGGAAGGCGACGGCGAGGGGGGCGGTCGGCGCTACTGGTCGCGCGGCATCGTGCGCGGCGAGTTCCAACGCACCGTCACCATCCCGGCCGGCGTCGACCCGGAGAAGATAACGGCGCGCGTCGACCAGGGCCTCCTGGTCCTCACGATGCCGAAGGCCGTCGAGGCCAAGGCGCGCAGGATCGCCGTCCAGGCCCAGTAG
- a CDS encoding SDR family oxidoreductase has translation MNLGLTGKRALVLAGTSGLGRGTATALAGEGARVAICGRSLERARVVAGEIAEATGNESVTGFQCDVADGADLERLFAAVAAELGGIDVLVGNAGGPPAGGFDTLTDAAWAQAFELTLMSVVRSVRLALPHMRSAGGGSIVVIGSSSVRAPIKNLTLSNAYRPAVQALCKDLATNLAGEGIRVNVVSPGRIDTPRIRELDGKASEREGISLEAARARSVAAIPLGRIGTVEEFGRVAAFLASDASSYVTGVSLLVDGGLVTSL, from the coding sequence ATGAACCTTGGACTGACAGGCAAGAGGGCGCTCGTCCTCGCGGGAACGAGCGGCCTCGGCCGCGGCACGGCCACCGCCTTGGCCGGCGAAGGCGCCCGGGTCGCCATCTGCGGACGATCGCTCGAGCGCGCCCGGGTCGTGGCCGGCGAGATCGCCGAAGCGACGGGCAACGAAAGCGTGACCGGCTTCCAGTGCGACGTCGCCGACGGTGCGGACCTGGAGCGGCTGTTCGCGGCGGTGGCGGCGGAGCTCGGTGGCATCGACGTGCTCGTTGGCAACGCCGGCGGGCCGCCCGCCGGCGGGTTCGACACACTGACGGACGCGGCCTGGGCCCAGGCCTTCGAGCTCACCTTGATGAGCGTGGTGCGTTCGGTGCGCCTGGCGCTTCCCCACATGCGCTCGGCCGGCGGAGGCTCCATCGTCGTCATCGGCTCGTCGAGCGTGCGCGCGCCCATCAAGAACCTGACCCTGTCCAACGCCTACCGGCCCGCGGTGCAGGCGCTATGCAAGGACCTCGCCACCAACCTGGCCGGCGAGGGGATCAGGGTGAACGTGGTATCGCCCGGCCGTATCGACACGCCGCGCATCCGGGAGCTGGACGGCAAGGCGTCCGAGAGGGAGGGCATCAGCCTCGAAGCGGCGCGCGCTCGGTCCGTCGCGGCCATCCCCCTCGGTCGCATCGGGACCGTCGAGGAGTTCGGGCGCGTGGCCGCTTTCCTCGCCTCGGACGCCTCGTCCTACGTGACCGGCGTCAGCTTGCTGGTGGACGGCGGCCTGGTCACGTCGCTCTGA
- the msrA gene encoding peptide-methionine (S)-S-oxide reductase MsrA, whose translation MSERTSTAVLAGGCFWCMEAIFTGLNGIESVQSGYSGGTVADPSYEQVCTGRTGHAEVVRLVFDPSVVSYADILRVFFTMHDPTTKDRQGNDIGTQYRSAVFYQDEEQRRTAEAVLREVADSGMYDAPIVTELQPLTNFYPAEEYHDDYFARNPRQPYCAAVIAPKVAKFRKLYLERLRPGYA comes from the coding sequence ATGAGCGAGAGAACGTCGACCGCGGTACTGGCCGGAGGCTGCTTCTGGTGCATGGAAGCGATCTTCACCGGCCTGAACGGCATCGAGAGCGTGCAATCCGGCTACTCGGGCGGCACGGTGGCCGACCCGAGCTACGAGCAGGTCTGCACGGGCAGGACCGGGCATGCCGAGGTCGTGCGCCTCGTGTTCGACCCGAGCGTCGTCTCCTACGCCGACATCCTGCGCGTGTTCTTCACCATGCACGACCCGACGACCAAGGACAGGCAGGGCAACGACATCGGTACCCAGTACCGCTCGGCCGTCTTCTACCAGGACGAGGAACAACGTAGGACGGCCGAGGCCGTGCTACGCGAGGTGGCCGACTCGGGCATGTACGACGCCCCCATCGTGACCGAGCTCCAACCTCTCACGAACTTCTACCCGGCCGAGGAGTACCACGACGACTACTTCGCACGTAACCCGCGGCAGCCTTACTGCGCGGCCGTCATCGCGCCGAAGGTCGCGAAGTTCCGCAAGCTCTACCTCGAGAGGCTGCGGCCGGGGTACGCCTGA